The following are from one region of the Syngnathus acus chromosome 10, fSynAcu1.2, whole genome shotgun sequence genome:
- the LOC119128178 gene encoding BOLA class I histocompatibility antigen, alpha chain BL3-6-like isoform X6 produces the protein MVRMNLLAFFVLAVQIYSVTPVIHTLNYFLTASQVAKLPEYWEAAYVDGVQILHFDSNHRKAKAKQDWVDKIREDDPHYWERETAGSIQAEQVFKVSIENIKKRFNQTGGVHMYQEMRGCEWNDETGEVDGWLHDSYDGEDFISFELKTMSWIAAHPQAFITKLKWDQDDGYNQVKKNYFTEVCPFDLKKHVSNGRDFLTRTELPTVSLLQKTPSSPITCHATGFYPRTSDLFWRKDGEQIHEDVEMGETLPNHDGTFQTTADLKVELTPAAEGRYECVFKLDGVREEMVTKLYAKSILSNARIQEEEDRKKAVAIAVPLVVLALVAMAVALGVFLAKRPKSQKANYAPASSTSSSEQD, from the exons TCATTCACACGCTCAATTATTTCCTGACTGCCTCTCAAGTTGCAAAGCTACCAGAGTACTGGGAGGCCGCGTATGTTGACGGCGTTCAGATTCTGCACTTTGACAGCAACCACAGGAAAGCAAAAGCGAAACAAGACTGGGTGGACAAAATCAGAGAAGATGATCCACACTACTGGGAGAGAGAGACGGCGGGCAGTATTCAGGCTGAGCAGGTCTTCAAAGTCAGCattgaaaacattaaaaagcgCTTCAACCAAACTGGAG GTGTTCACATGTATCAGGAGAT GCGG GGCTGTGAATGGAATGATGAGACTGGGGAGGTTGATGGTTGGCTGCACGACAGTTACGATGGAGAAGACTTCATATCATTTGAGCTGAAGACGATGAGCTGGATCGCAGCACATCCGCAAGCTTTCATCACCAAACTCAAGTGGGACCAAGACGACGGATACAATCAAGTCAAGAAGAATTACTTCACTGAAGTGTGTCCTTTTGACTTGAAAAAGCATGTGAGCAACGGGAGGGACTTCCTGACCAGAACCG AGCTTCCCACGGTGTCTCTCCTGCAGAAGACGCCTTCCTCTCCAATCACCTGCCACGCCACGGGTTTCTACCCCAGGACGTCGGACCTCTTTTGGAGGAAGGACGGCGAGCAGATCCACGAGGACGTGGAGATGGGGGAGACCCTCCCCAACCACGACGGAACCTTCCAGACCACGGCCGACCTTAAAGTGGAGCTGACGCCCGCCGCGGAGGGCCGCTACGAATGCGTGTTCAAACTGGATGGCGTCCGGGAAGAGATGGTCACCAAGCTGTACGCCAAAAGCATCCTGAGCAACGCGCGCATCCAGG aagaggaagacagGAAGAAGGCGGTGGCCATCGCTGTCCCGCTGGTGGTCCTGGCTCTGGTGGCGATGGCGGTGGCGCTGGGGGTGTTCCTGGCCAAGCGTCCCAAAAGCCAAAAAG CCAATTACGCTCCAGCTT CCAGCACCTCATCTTCTGAGCAGGATTGA
- the LOC119128178 gene encoding major histocompatibility complex class I-related gene protein-like isoform X3, producing MVRMNLLAFFVLAVQIYSVTPVIHTLNYFLTASQVAKLPEYWEAAYVDGVQILHFDSNHRKAKAKQDWVDKIREDDPHYWERETAGSIQAEQVFKVSIENIKKRFNQTGGVHMYQEMFGCEWNDKTGEVDGWRHYSYDGEDFISFELKTMSWIAAHPQAFITKLKWEQDDERNQYFENFFTEECPLWLKKHVSNGRDFLTRTELPTVSLLQKTPSSPITCHATGFYPRTSDLFWRKDGQEIHEDVEMGETLPNHDGTFQTTADLKVELTPAAEGRYECVFKLDGVREEMVTKLYAKSILSNVRIQEEEDRKKAVAIAVPLVVLALVAMAVALGVFLAKRPKSQKGERRHKLGNVSYFKLKCS from the exons TCATTCACACGCTCAATTATTTCCTGACTGCCTCTCAAGTTGCAAAGCTACCAGAGTACTGGGAGGCCGCGTATGTTGACGGCGTTCAGATTCTGCACTTTGACAGCAACCACAGGAAAGCAAAAGCGAAACAAGACTGGGTGGACAAAATCAGAGAAGATGATCCACACTACTGGGAGAGAGAGACGGCGGGCAGTATTCAGGCTGAGCAGGTCTTCAAAGTCAGCattgaaaacattaaaaagcgCTTCAACCAAACTGGAG GTGTTCACATGTATCAGGAGATGTTCGGCTGTGAATGGAATGATAAGACTGGGGAGGTTGATGGTTGGCGGCACTACAGTTACGATGGAGAAGACTTCATATCATTTGAGCTGAAGACGATGAGCTGGATCGCAGCACATCCGCAAGCTTTCATCACCAAACTCAAGTGGGAACAAGACGACGAGAGGAATCAATACTTTGAGAATTTTTTCACTGAGGAGTGTCCTTTATGGTTGAAGAAGCACGTGAGCAACGGGAGGGACTTCCTGACCAGAACCG AGCTTCCCACGGTGTCTCTCCTGCAGAAGACGCCTTCCTCTCCAATCACCTGCCACGCCACGGGTTTCTACCCCAGGACGTCGGACCTCTTTTGGAGGAAGGACGGCCAGGAGATCCACGAGGACGTGGAGATGGGGGAGACCCTCCCCAACCACGACGGAACCTTCCAGACCACGGCCGACCTGAAAGTGGAGCTGACGCCCGCCGCGGAGGGCCGCTACGAATGCGTGTTCAAACTGGATGGCGTCCGGGAGGAGATGGTCACCAAGCTGTACGCCAAAAGCATCCTGAGCAACGTGCGCATCCAGG aagaggaagacagGAAGAAGGCGGTGGCCATCGCTGTCCCGCTGGTGGTCCTGGCTCTGGTGGCGATGGCGGTGGCGCTGGGGGTGTTCCTGGCCAAGCGTCCCAAAAGCCAAAAAGGTGAACGACGACACAAAC ttggaaatgtttcttatttcaaattgaaatgcaGCTGA
- the LOC119128192 gene encoding BOLA class I histocompatibility antigen, alpha chain BL3-6-like produces MNLLAFFVLAVQIYSVTPVIHTFNYFVTGSQVAKLPEYWEAAYVDGVQILHFDSNHRKTRAKHDWVDKITEDDPHYWETETAGSIQNEQLFKVNIEIAKKRFNQTGGVHMLQEMFGCEWNDETGEVDGWLHYSYDGGDFISFELKTMSWIAAHPQAFITKLKRDQDDGVNQVLKNDLTEVLPFLLKKHVSNGRDFLTRTELPTVSLLQKTPSSPITCHATGFYPRTSDLFWRKDGEQIHEDVEMGETLPNHDGTFQTTADLKVELTPAAEGRYECVFKLDGVREEMVTKLCAKSILSNARIQEEEDRKKAVAIAVPLVVLVLVVMAVALGVFLAKRPKSQQANYAPASSTSSSEQD; encoded by the exons ATGAATTTACTTGCATTCTTTGTTTTGGCGGTGCAAATATACAGCGTGACGCCTG tAATTCACACGTTCAATTATTTCGTGACGGGCTCTCAAGTTGCAAAGCTACCAGAGTACTGGGAGGCCGCGTATGTTGACGGCGTTCAGATTCTGCACTTTGACAGCAACCACAGGAAGACGAGAGCGAAACATGACTGGGTGGACAAAATCACAGAAGATGATCCGCACTACTGGGAGACAGAGACGGCGGGCAGTATTCAGAATGAGCAGCTCTTCAAAGTCAACATTGAAATCGCTAAAAAGCGCTTCAACCAAACTGGAG GTGTTCACATGCTTCAGGAGATGTTCGGCTGTGAATGGAATGATGAGACTGGGGAGGTTGATGGTTGGCTGCACTACAGTTACGATGGAGGAGACTTCATATCATTTGAGCTGAAGACGATGAGCTGGATCGCAGCACATCCACAAGCTTTCATCACCAAACTCAAGCGGGACCAAGACGACGGGGTCAATCAAGTCTTGAAGAATGACCTAACTGAGGTGCTTCCTTTCCTGTTGAAGAAGCACGTGAGCAACGGGAGGGACTTCCTGACCAGAACCG AGCTTCCCACGGTGTCTCTCCTGCAGAAGACGCCTTCCTCTCCAATCACCTGCCACGCCACGGGTTTCTACCCCAGGACGTCGGACCTCTTTTGGAGGAAGGACGGCGAGCAGATCCACGAGGACGTGGAGATGGGGGAGACCCTCCCCAACCACGACGGAACCTTCCAGACCACGGCCGACCTGAAGGTGGAGCTGACGCCCGCCGCGGAGGGCCGCTACGAATGCGTGTTCAAACTGGATGGCGTCCGGGAGGAGATGGTCACCAAGCTGTGCGCCAAAAGCATCCTGAGCAACGCGCGCATCCAGG aagaggaagacagGAAGAAGGCGGTGGCCATCGCTGTCCCGCTGGTGGTCCTGGTTCTGGTGGTGATGGCGGTGGCGCTGGGGGTGTTCCTGGCCAAGCGTCCCAAAAGCCAACAAG CCAATTACGCTCCAGCTT CCAGCACCTCATCTTCTGAGCAGGATTGA
- the LOC119128186 gene encoding BOLA class I histocompatibility antigen, alpha chain BL3-6-like, whose product MIGMNLLAFFVLAVQLYSVTPVIHTLNYFQTASQVAKLPEYWEAAYVDGVQILHFDSNHRKAKAKQDWVDKITEDDPHYWEIETANSIQTEQAFKVNIEIAKKRFNQTGGVHMLQRMEGCEWNDETGEVDGWRHYSYDGEDFISFELKTMSWIAAHPQAFITKLKWDQDDGFNQYNKIFFTEVLPFDLKKHVSNGREFLTRTELPTVSLLQKTPSSPITCHATGFYPRTSDLFWRKDGERIHEDVEMGETLPNHDGTFQTTADLKVELTPDAEGRYECVFKLDGVREEMVTKLYARSILSNARIQEEEDRKKAVAIAVPLVVLALVAVAVALGVFLAKRPKSQQANYAPASSTSSSEHD is encoded by the exons ATGATTGGAATGAATTTACTTGCATTCTTTGTTTTGGCTGTGCAACTATACAGCGTGACGCCTG TCATTCACACGCTCAATTATTTCCAGACGGCCTCTCAAGTTGCAAAGCTACCAGAGTACTGGGAGGCCGCGTATGTTGACGGCGTTCAGATTCTGCACTTTGACAGCAACCACAGGAAAGCAAAAGCGAAACAAGACTGGGTGGACAAAATCACAGAAGATGATCCGCACTACTGGGAGATAGAGACGGCGAACAGTATTCAGACTGAGCAGGCCTTCAAAGTCAACATTGAAATCGCTAAAAAGCGCTTCAACCAAACTGGAG GTGTTCACATGCTTCAGAGGATGGAAGGCTGTGAATGGAATGATGAGACTGGGGAGGTTGATGGTTGGCGGCACTACAGTTACGATGGAGAAGACTTCATATCATTTGAGCTGAAGACGATGAGCTGGATCGCAGCACATCCGCAAGCTTTCATCACCAAACTCAAGTGGGACCAAGACGACGGGTTCAATCAATAcaataagatttttttcacTGAGGTGCTTCCTTTTGACTTGAAAAAGCATGTGAGCAACGGGAGGGAGTTCCTGACCAGAACCG AGCTTCCCACGGTGTCTCTCCTGCAGAAGACGCCTTCCTCTCCAATCACCTGCCACGCCACGGGTTTCTACCCCAGGACGTCGGACCTCTTTTGGAGGAAGGACGGCGAGCGGATCCACGAGGACGTGGAGATGGGGGAGACCCTCCCCAACCACGACGGAACCTTCCAGACCACGGCCGACCTGAAAGTGGAGCTGACGCCCGATGCGGAGGGCCGCTACGAATGCGTGTTCAAACTGGATGGCGTCCGGGAGGAGATGGTCACCAAGCTGTACGCCAGAAGCATCCTGAGCAACGCGCGCATCCAGG aagaggaagaccgGAAGAAGGCGGTGGCCATCGCTGTCCCGCTGGTGGTCCTGGCTCTGGTGGCGGTGGCGGTGGCGCTGGGGGTGTTCCTGGCCAAGCGTCCCAAAAGCCAACAAG CCAATTACGCTCCAGCTT CCAGCACCTCATCTTCTGAGCATGATTGA
- the LOC119128180 gene encoding BOLA class I histocompatibility antigen, alpha chain BL3-6-like isoform X1, producing the protein MVRMNLLAFFVLAVQIYSVTPVIHTLNYFQTASQVAKLPEYWEAAYVDGVQILHFDSNHRKAKAKQDWVDKITEDDPHYWERETAGSISHEQAFKVNIEIAKERFNHTGGVHMLQEMFGCEWNDETGEVDGWLHYSYDGGDFISFELKTMSWIAAHPQAFITKLKRDQDDGVNQVLKNDLTEVLPFLLKKHVSNGRDFLTRTELPTVSLLQKTPSSPITCHATGFYPRTSDLFWRKDGEQIHEDVEMGETLPNHDGTFQTTADLKVELTPAAEGRYECVFKLDGVREEMVTKLCAKSILSNARIQEEEDRKKAVAIAVPLVVLVLVVMAVALGVFLAKRPKSQQANYAPASSTSSSEQD; encoded by the exons ATGGTTAGAATGAATTTACTTGCATTCTTTGTTTTGGCTGTGCAAATATACAGCGTGACGCCTG TCATTCACACGCTCAATTATTTCCAGACGGCCTCTCAAGTTGCAAAGCTACCAGAGTACTGGGAGGCCGCGTATGTTGACGGCGTTCAGATTCTGCACTTTGACAGCAACCACAGGAAAGCAAAAGCGAAACAAGACTGGGTGGACAAAATCACAGAAGATGATCCGCACTACTGGGAGAGAGAGACGGCGGGCAGTATTAGTCATGAGCAGGCCTTCAAAGTCAACATTGAAATCGCTAAAGAGCGCTTCAACCACACTGGAG GTGTTCACATGCTTCAGGAGATGTTCGGCTGTGAATGGAATGATGAGACTGGGGAGGTTGATGGTTGGCTGCACTACAGTTACGATGGAGGAGACTTCATATCATTTGAGCTGAAGACGATGAGCTGGATCGCAGCACATCCACAAGCTTTCATCACCAAACTCAAGCGGGACCAAGACGACGGGGTCAATCAAGTCTTGAAGAATGACCTAACTGAGGTGCTTCCTTTCCTGTTGAAGAAGCACGTGAGCAACGGGAGGGACTTCCTGACCAGAACCG AGCTTCCCACGGTGTCTCTCCTGCAGAAGACGCCTTCCTCTCCAATCACCTGCCACGCCACGGGTTTCTACCCCAGGACGTCGGACCTCTTTTGGAGGAAGGACGGCGAGCAGATCCACGAGGACGTGGAGATGGGGGAGACCCTCCCCAACCACGACGGAACCTTCCAGACCACGGCCGACCTGAAGGTGGAGCTGACGCCCGCCGCGGAGGGCCGCTACGAATGCGTGTTCAAACTGGATGGCGTCCGGGAGGAGATGGTCACCAAGCTGTGCGCCAAAAGCATCCTGAGCAACGCGCGCATCCAGG aagaggaagacagGAAGAAGGCGGTGGCCATCGCTGTCCCGCTGGTGGTCCTGGTTCTGGTGGTGATGGCGGTGGCGCTGGGGGTGTTCCTGGCCAAGCGTCCCAAAAGCCAACAAG CCAATTACGCTCCAGCTT CCAGCACCTCATCTTCTGAGCAGGATTGA
- the LOC119128180 gene encoding major histocompatibility complex class I-related gene protein-like isoform X2: MVRMNLLAFFVLAVQIYSVTPVIHTLNYFQTASQVAKLPEYWEAAYVDGVQILHFDSNHRKAKAKQDWVDKITEDDPHYWERETAGSISHEQAFKVNIEIAKERFNHTGGVHMLQEMFGCEWNDETGEVDGWLHYSYDGGDFISFELKTMSWIAAHPQAFITKLKRDQDDGVNQVLKNDLTEVLPFLLKKHVSNGRDFLTRTELPTVSLLQKTPSSPITCHATGFYPRTSDLFWRKDGEQIHEDVEMGETLPNHDGTFQTTADLKVELTPAAEGRYECVFKLDGVREEMVTKLCAKSILSNARIQEEEDRKKAVAIAVPLVVLVLVVMAVALGVFLAKRPKSQQASSTSSSEQD, encoded by the exons ATGGTTAGAATGAATTTACTTGCATTCTTTGTTTTGGCTGTGCAAATATACAGCGTGACGCCTG TCATTCACACGCTCAATTATTTCCAGACGGCCTCTCAAGTTGCAAAGCTACCAGAGTACTGGGAGGCCGCGTATGTTGACGGCGTTCAGATTCTGCACTTTGACAGCAACCACAGGAAAGCAAAAGCGAAACAAGACTGGGTGGACAAAATCACAGAAGATGATCCGCACTACTGGGAGAGAGAGACGGCGGGCAGTATTAGTCATGAGCAGGCCTTCAAAGTCAACATTGAAATCGCTAAAGAGCGCTTCAACCACACTGGAG GTGTTCACATGCTTCAGGAGATGTTCGGCTGTGAATGGAATGATGAGACTGGGGAGGTTGATGGTTGGCTGCACTACAGTTACGATGGAGGAGACTTCATATCATTTGAGCTGAAGACGATGAGCTGGATCGCAGCACATCCACAAGCTTTCATCACCAAACTCAAGCGGGACCAAGACGACGGGGTCAATCAAGTCTTGAAGAATGACCTAACTGAGGTGCTTCCTTTCCTGTTGAAGAAGCACGTGAGCAACGGGAGGGACTTCCTGACCAGAACCG AGCTTCCCACGGTGTCTCTCCTGCAGAAGACGCCTTCCTCTCCAATCACCTGCCACGCCACGGGTTTCTACCCCAGGACGTCGGACCTCTTTTGGAGGAAGGACGGCGAGCAGATCCACGAGGACGTGGAGATGGGGGAGACCCTCCCCAACCACGACGGAACCTTCCAGACCACGGCCGACCTGAAGGTGGAGCTGACGCCCGCCGCGGAGGGCCGCTACGAATGCGTGTTCAAACTGGATGGCGTCCGGGAGGAGATGGTCACCAAGCTGTGCGCCAAAAGCATCCTGAGCAACGCGCGCATCCAGG aagaggaagacagGAAGAAGGCGGTGGCCATCGCTGTCCCGCTGGTGGTCCTGGTTCTGGTGGTGATGGCGGTGGCGCTGGGGGTGTTCCTGGCCAAGCGTCCCAAAAGCCAACAAG CTT CCAGCACCTCATCTTCTGAGCAGGATTGA